The stretch of DNA AGGGGAGGAGGTGAAGACCTCGTCCATGTCGAGTTTCAGAAAAGCCCGTGACGTGGCCGAGGCCCTCGCCGGATGGGTGAGGGAGGGGAAGATGGAACTTTTCCTTCCCACCCGGCATCTGGATCCCACAAAAAGGGTGCATCCGCTTCGCGAAACAGAGCGCGTCCCCCGGGTCAGGGACATCATGAAGCGCAGCATCCCCTGCATCGGAGAGGACGAGGAGATCAGCACCGCGGCACGCACACTCCTGAAGGGAGAGACCAACCACCTCCCGGTACTGGATACGGAGGGCAGGGTGGTAGGCATCGTCACGACCTATGATATCTCAAAAGCGGTGGTGAATCCCGGCAGCGGCAGGCGGGTCGCCGATATCATGACCCGCCGCGTGATCCTGACGAAACCCGGGGAGGCCGTGGATATCGCGGCCCGGAAGCTTGAACTGAATAATATCAGTGCGCTCCCGGTGGTCGATGACAACGGGTGCATTATCGGGCTTCTCAGCGCGATCGATCTCGGGAAGCTTTTCGGAGGGAGGTGGAGCCGATGAAACTGCTCGTGACATTTTCCCGGAAGGGAGGTCGTGAACCGGTCATCGCCCGCACCGTGAAGGAGACGGGTGTCCTCATAAATGTCGAGCGGGCACATATCGACTCGATTGCGGGGGAAGTGCTCGTCGACGTGGCCGATTCCGATTCTGATCTCGTATGCACCAAGCTGCGTGAATTCGGCGCCACGGTGAGGATTCTCGAGGATTCGGTGCGGCGCGACGAGGACGAGTGCGTGGACTGCGGCGCATGCATCAGCGTCTGTCCGCAGGACGTCTTCTCGTTCGACGACGAGTGGCGCCTGACCCTGAACGAGAAACGCTGCGTGCTCTGCGGCAAATGTGTCGATGCCTGCCCGCACCATGCCCTTTCTCTCCTGCAATGATACGGGAACACTTCGAATACAGGACCACGATCACCACCATCCTAGCCGACGAGCGGTCCCACATCGTGGCGGCAAAGGAGGCGATGATCGCCGCACGGCAGGAGGTGGAGGCATATATTGCCACCGATCCTTTTTTCGGCATGACGCTGGAGCCTTACCTCCCCCAAGCCGAAAGCCTGACCGTCGGCCGGATGGTAAAAGCGGGGAGTGCGGCGGGTGTCGGCCCTATGGCGGCAGTGGCGGGCAGCATTGCATGGGCAGGCGTCGAGGCGATGCAGGAGGGGGGCGCTCTCTTCGGTGTGATCGACAACGGGGGGGATATTGCCATCATCTCGGACCGTGACATCAGGATCGGACTGTACGCCGGCGGGGCACCGGCAGGCGCCTCGCGTGCATTCGTTCTTCCGAAGCAGAGCGGAATCTACGGCGTGTGCACGTCATCCGCCACCGTCGGGCCGTCGATTTCCTTCGGGACCGCAGACGCGGTAACGGTCTTCGCCCGCGACGTTTCGCTGGCGGATGCATGGGCGACGTCGCTCTGCAACAGGTCGGGGGCGGGAAGCGAAGAGCTCTTTACGCCGCTCGAAGATTCGGGAATCGACGGTGCCTGTGTGATAACGGGTGATAACATAGCCCTGTGGGGAGAGGTCCCGCCGTTCGTGCCCGCCCGCGTCGACGAATCGCTGATCAGCGCGGGCCATGGCGGAGCCGTTACGGCTCATATTCTTCGGAAAACGCAACCGCCCGGCCGTACGCCCCCCTCCCCGTGAACGTCCG from Methanoculleus sp. SDB encodes:
- a CDS encoding [Fe-S]-binding protein — translated: MKLLVTFSRKGGREPVIARTVKETGVLINVERAHIDSIAGEVLVDVADSDSDLVCTKLREFGATVRILEDSVRRDEDECVDCGACISVCPQDVFSFDDEWRLTLNEKRCVLCGKCVDACPHHALSLLQ